From Spirosoma aerolatum, one genomic window encodes:
- a CDS encoding sensor histidine kinase — MSWFNKNGKQKVWLREVLAFVFLFILMSLNSWNRLTSWNDLGRALLFFLTLYGQAQFHRFVLFPLLFKQQIRQYILWTVPALVVGSFLVYGVNHWLYPESCPIEEWRETGLFLLATYLVSLMVLVGVFLIQRFYQQQQQRHTDQLLHQDEQIRFLHAQLNPHFFFNTLNNLYGISLHEPGRMPDLLMQLSKLMRYQVESSRRSWVSLQQEIEFITSYVTLEQERLGKRCQISYEYPTDDYELQTFQLAPLLLMPLVENAFKHGTGDIKGCFVHIVLQLRNNRLRLSIENSLSCHKLNGTSTGLGLQNTRQRLDMLYPEKYQLALTQESDRYITLLEIQLATRADVQPVAVFTY, encoded by the coding sequence ATGAGTTGGTTTAACAAGAACGGAAAGCAAAAAGTCTGGCTGCGGGAAGTACTGGCCTTTGTGTTCCTGTTTATTCTGATGTCGCTGAATTCCTGGAACCGGCTCACTTCCTGGAACGACCTGGGGCGGGCACTGCTCTTTTTTCTGACGCTGTATGGGCAGGCTCAGTTTCACCGCTTTGTCTTATTCCCCCTATTGTTTAAGCAACAGATCAGGCAATACATTTTGTGGACGGTTCCGGCACTGGTAGTGGGCAGTTTTCTGGTATACGGCGTAAATCATTGGCTTTACCCAGAGTCTTGCCCCATCGAGGAGTGGCGCGAAACCGGGCTTTTTCTGCTGGCCACCTACCTGGTTAGCCTGATGGTGCTTGTTGGGGTATTTCTGATCCAGCGGTTTTATCAGCAGCAGCAACAGCGCCATACCGACCAGTTGCTGCATCAGGACGAACAGATTCGATTTTTGCACGCCCAGCTTAATCCGCATTTCTTTTTCAACACGCTTAATAACCTCTACGGAATCAGTTTGCATGAGCCTGGCCGAATGCCTGATTTGCTGATGCAGTTATCGAAGCTGATGCGGTATCAGGTCGAGAGCAGCCGTCGGTCGTGGGTATCGCTGCAGCAGGAGATCGAGTTCATTACTAGTTACGTCACGCTGGAGCAGGAGCGGCTGGGGAAACGTTGCCAGATCAGCTATGAGTACCCTACTGACGACTATGAACTGCAAACCTTCCAGTTGGCACCACTCCTGTTGATGCCGCTGGTCGAAAATGCGTTTAAACACGGGACGGGCGACATCAAAGGGTGCTTTGTCCATATCGTTCTGCAATTGCGAAATAACCGACTACGGCTATCTATTGAAAACTCGCTGTCCTGTCACAAGCTAAACGGTACATCAACCGGCCTGGGTCTACAGAATACCCGCCAACGACTCGATATGCTGTATCCCGAAAAATACCAGTTGGCCTTAACCCAGGAGTCCGACCGATATATTACCCTGTTAGAAATTCAGCTAGCCACCCGAGCCGATGTCCAACCCGTTGCGGTGTTTACTTATTGA
- a CDS encoding DoxX family protein — translation MQFTQPTSPTSWTVNSATLWLRLGLGITMIPHGYDKLTHFADYQSSFMSFLDLSHSVSLALAIGAEFFCSILLMLGLLTRPALIPLIITAFVIVFVAHEGDIAGDGSAGFLLLIGYLTCLLLGPGAFSLDAIISKQRTLS, via the coding sequence ATGCAATTTACACAACCTACTTCGCCTACATCCTGGACAGTGAACAGTGCCACCTTATGGTTACGCCTGGGATTAGGCATCACTATGATTCCCCACGGTTACGACAAACTGACCCACTTTGCTGACTATCAAAGCTCCTTTATGAGTTTTCTGGACCTGAGCCATTCGGTCTCGCTGGCTCTGGCTATCGGTGCGGAGTTCTTCTGCTCTATCCTACTAATGTTGGGGTTGTTGACACGGCCAGCACTGATTCCACTGATTATTACCGCATTTGTTATTGTTTTTGTTGCACACGAAGGCGACATAGCAGGCGATGGGTCGGCTGGGTTTCTATTACTGATCGGTTACCTAACCTGCCTACTGCTCGGTCCCGGAGCATTTAGCCTGGATGCAATCATCTCCAAACAACGAACTTTATCTTGA
- a CDS encoding LytR/AlgR family response regulator transcription factor, producing the protein MSNPLRCLLIDDEQAAHYVLQHYIGQVDQLTLVGNCYDALEAINFLHRHPVDLLFLDINMPQINGLQLLQTLANPPRVILTTAYSEFALESYDYGVVDYLLKPIEFPRFLKAIDKVMSTETEKQPVQLPAVPEQSLMVKVDADWVRIAYSSLEYIQSWGNYVKLFTAQQVYVTSMTMTEVERRLPSDQFIRVHKSYLVPLAKIHRMSGNEVFIGETALPVGLTYRRELVERLKA; encoded by the coding sequence ATGTCCAACCCGTTGCGGTGTTTACTTATTGATGACGAACAGGCTGCACACTATGTATTGCAGCATTACATCGGGCAAGTCGATCAGTTGACGCTGGTGGGTAATTGTTACGATGCTCTGGAAGCGATTAATTTTTTGCACCGCCATCCGGTCGATTTGTTGTTTCTGGATATTAACATGCCGCAAATTAACGGCTTACAACTCCTGCAAACCTTAGCCAATCCGCCCCGCGTCATTCTTACTACCGCCTATTCGGAGTTTGCGCTGGAGAGCTATGACTACGGTGTGGTTGATTACTTGCTGAAACCCATCGAATTCCCCCGGTTTCTGAAAGCAATTGACAAAGTCATGTCAACAGAGACTGAAAAACAACCGGTTCAACTCCCGGCTGTTCCCGAGCAATCGTTAATGGTAAAAGTGGATGCCGACTGGGTTCGTATTGCGTATAGTAGCCTGGAGTATATTCAGAGCTGGGGAAACTACGTCAAGCTTTTTACGGCCCAACAGGTTTACGTGACGTCCATGACCATGACCGAAGTGGAGCGTCGATTACCCTCCGATCAATTTATCCGGGTTCATAAATCCTATCTGGTTCCGCTGGCTAAAATACACCGGATGAGTGGCAACGAAGTGTTTATCGGCGAGACGGCCCTGCCCGTAGGACTGACCTATCGTCGGGAGTTAGTCGA
- a CDS encoding outer membrane beta-barrel family protein yields MNALRFYFILSFLSIIIQGKGQQVPTSPINPNIKGQLSGMLTDSTTRQPVPFATVALLTATGTIITGQTTTETGHFTFTGLAIGTYGVQISYVGYQPRTLIGITISARQPKRDLGTILLRSESRQLNEVRVTTQKALIEEKPDRLVYNAGSDITNKGGTAVDVLRKAPMLTVDVSGNVQIRGSSSIKVLLNGRPSGLLARNLSEALKMIPANTIQSVEVITSPAARYDAEGAGGVINIITKKQLKGSNGSLDVTAGNYVQSLGGSYGFKHEKFGLTFSGNTNAEREKSIIETTRMSLVNGQPAGELFQRISANNIHPGWFGDLSMEYAFDTLNRVNLSVSSWGGAWPTSNTGYYRFRNSENQISQEYNQVVDQQNPFGNIEWNLGYTRTFHKPKQELSVLGQYSYTFDNSRYAIDQLSLTDQPIYRETSTNRSHNPQWTWQIDYVHPFSRNGQQVFEVGAKMVRRDVSSTYEVYTSQPENIALLPLSADRSNTFTYDQQVAAGYVSLKLSNRTHWTLQLGTRLENTIMSGQFVHTISPFRVQFNNFIPSVILSKQLTEQQSVKVTYTQRISRPMIWDLNPYVNASDPKNRMAGNPQLRPELAHVAEISYSLTTKKGTYLNLALYRRQTDNSIEDVRTVDTSGVSLTTRQNVARNERTGLNVNASGQLGQNWKLNGGGEFYYAHFSSPALQVQNSGWLWQFTLNLAYQLPRQFTVQANGIYSTGWVLLQGKNSAWYDYSLAVRKEFWDKKASLTLGVNNPFTYPFRQQNDSQASTFWAHTTNQYFTRSVKLTFSWQFGQIRASHDEPIRKITNDDARTK; encoded by the coding sequence ATGAACGCTCTACGATTCTATTTTATCCTTTCTTTTCTGTCGATAATAATCCAGGGAAAAGGCCAGCAGGTACCAACCAGCCCGATAAATCCGAACATAAAAGGACAGCTATCGGGCATGTTGACCGACTCCACCACCCGTCAGCCAGTGCCGTTTGCAACCGTAGCGCTACTGACAGCAACTGGAACGATTATAACGGGTCAAACCACTACCGAAACAGGCCATTTCACGTTTACCGGGCTGGCAATCGGGACCTACGGTGTCCAGATCTCTTACGTCGGCTACCAACCCCGCACCCTGATAGGGATTACAATTTCGGCCCGTCAACCTAAGCGGGACTTAGGCACCATCCTCCTGCGATCCGAAAGCCGCCAATTGAACGAGGTTCGGGTAACGACGCAGAAAGCCTTGATTGAAGAAAAACCGGACCGACTCGTCTATAACGCAGGCAGCGACATTACCAACAAAGGCGGTACGGCCGTCGATGTGCTACGCAAGGCTCCTATGCTTACCGTCGATGTGTCCGGCAACGTTCAGATTCGGGGAAGTTCCAGTATCAAGGTGCTACTGAATGGTCGGCCATCGGGCTTGCTGGCCCGCAATCTGAGTGAAGCCTTGAAGATGATTCCGGCCAATACGATTCAGTCGGTTGAAGTGATCACCAGTCCGGCGGCTCGCTACGATGCCGAAGGCGCTGGCGGAGTCATTAACATCATTACCAAAAAACAGTTGAAAGGCTCCAACGGTAGTCTGGATGTAACGGCGGGCAATTATGTTCAGTCGCTAGGTGGCAGCTATGGATTCAAGCATGAGAAATTTGGCCTGACGTTTTCGGGTAACACCAATGCCGAACGCGAAAAGAGTATTATTGAAACAACCCGTATGTCGCTGGTAAACGGCCAACCGGCCGGAGAGTTGTTTCAACGAATCAGCGCCAACAACATCCACCCAGGCTGGTTTGGCGATCTGAGCATGGAGTATGCCTTCGACACACTGAACCGGGTTAATCTGTCGGTTAGTAGCTGGGGGGGCGCCTGGCCCACATCTAATACCGGCTATTATCGGTTTCGGAACTCCGAAAATCAGATTAGCCAGGAATACAACCAGGTAGTCGATCAACAGAACCCCTTTGGTAATATCGAATGGAATCTGGGGTATACCCGCACCTTTCACAAACCGAAGCAGGAACTTAGTGTGCTGGGCCAGTATAGCTACACCTTCGATAATTCCCGCTACGCCATCGATCAGCTCAGCCTGACCGATCAGCCCATATACCGGGAAACGAGTACTAACCGCAGTCATAACCCCCAGTGGACGTGGCAGATTGACTATGTTCATCCGTTTTCGCGCAATGGGCAGCAGGTATTTGAGGTAGGGGCTAAAATGGTCCGTCGGGATGTCAGCAGTACCTACGAGGTCTACACCAGTCAACCGGAAAACATCGCGCTTCTACCTCTCAGCGCCGACCGATCCAATACATTCACGTATGACCAGCAGGTAGCTGCGGGCTATGTCTCCCTGAAGCTGTCAAACCGGACGCACTGGACACTTCAACTGGGTACCCGGCTGGAAAACACCATTATGAGCGGTCAATTCGTCCATACTATTTCTCCGTTTCGGGTGCAGTTCAACAACTTCATACCCAGTGTTATTCTATCAAAACAGCTCACCGAACAGCAATCCGTTAAAGTAACCTACACCCAACGGATTTCCCGCCCTATGATCTGGGATCTGAATCCGTATGTTAATGCCAGCGACCCGAAAAACCGGATGGCAGGTAATCCGCAACTTCGGCCGGAACTGGCGCATGTGGCCGAAATCTCATACAGTTTAACGACAAAAAAAGGTACCTACCTCAACCTGGCCCTATACCGCCGACAAACCGATAATTCCATCGAAGATGTTCGGACCGTCGATACGTCGGGGGTATCACTAACTACCCGACAGAATGTAGCCCGCAATGAGCGGACGGGATTGAACGTAAATGCGTCCGGGCAACTGGGTCAAAACTGGAAACTAAACGGTGGGGGTGAGTTTTATTACGCCCATTTCAGTAGTCCGGCTTTACAGGTGCAGAATTCCGGCTGGCTCTGGCAATTCACGCTGAATCTGGCTTACCAGTTACCACGCCAATTTACCGTGCAGGCCAATGGTATTTACAGTACGGGCTGGGTGCTGTTGCAGGGAAAAAATTCGGCCTGGTACGATTACAGCCTGGCGGTTCGCAAAGAATTCTGGGATAAAAAAGCCAGTCTGACGCTAGGCGTCAATAATCCATTTACCTATCCCTTCCGTCAGCAGAACGATTCGCAGGCGAGTACATTCTGGGCTCATACTACCAATCAATATTTCACTCGTTCGGTCAAATTAACCTTTAGCTGGCAGTTTGGGCAGATCCGCGCCAGCCACGACGAACCCATCCGAAAAATAACCAACGACGATGCCCGCACGAAATAA